The DNA window AGACCGTGCTGGCGCGCAGGCTGCGCTGGCGCAGCAGCAGGTTGACCGAGCGCCCGAGGAAGGCACCGGCGCTGTAGGCCAGCAGCGGCACCACCTGGCCGCTTTCGAGGTCGAACAGCGGCTGGCCGTTCTCGCCCGCCACGCACACCGGCAGCATGTCGGTGTTGCCCAGGTGCAGCGAGGGGAATATCTCCGGGTCCATCTGCAAGGCGGCGTCCGGGTCGTAGTAGGCAATGATCAGGTCGCAACTGCCGTCGCGCAGGGCGTGCACCGCGTCGCCGACGTTGGTCGCCTGCAGGCGCGTATTCAACGGCAGGCCCTCACGCCGCAACTGGGCGATCCACTGCGGGAAGAAGCCGGGGGCCAGCGAGTGCGCCACCGCGATTTGCAGCACTTCGCCCTGCTGGCCTTCGAGGTTGTGCAGGTGACGCACCACGTCGCTGAGCTGGTCCACCAGGCTGCGCGCCGTGACCAGGAACAGTTGCCCGGACTCGGTCAGCTCGATGGGCGTGCGCGAGCGGTTGACCAGCGTCAGGCCGAGGGTGTTCTCCAGGCTGCGGATGCGCCGGCTGAAGGCGGGCTGGGTGACGAAGCGGCGCGCGGCCGCCTGGGAGAAGCTGCGTGTCGAGGCCAGGGCGACGAAGTCTTCCAGCCATTTCGTTTCGAGGTTCATGGTGTCTCCTGCGACCGGTCGCGGCGCAAGCATACGTCCGCCGGGAAGGATACGTCACGTCCACATCATGCCGATCCGGCATGGGGCAGCGCTTTACAGCATTGGCCTGTCTCTGTCGGAAAGCCTTAGTCTATGGGCTATCGCGGCGTGTGCCGTGCTTCCATGGAATATTTCCATCATGTCCTGTGCTGCATTGTTTCGAGTCGAAAAAGACCTTCTTGGCACCCTCGAAGTCCCGGCCGATGCCTATTACGGCATCCAGACTCTGCGGGCCGTGAACAACTTCCGCCTGTCCGGCGTGCCGCTGTCGCACTACCCGAAGCTGGTGGTGGCGCTGGCCATGGTCAAGCAGGCGGCGGCGGATGCCAACCGTGAGCTGGGGCACCTGGGCGCGGCCAAGCACGCGGCGATCAGCGAAGCCTGCTCGCGCATCATCCGTGGCGACTTCCACGACCAGTTCGTGGTGGATATGATCCAGGGCGGCGCTGGCACCTCGACCAACATGAACGCCAACGAGGTGATCGCCAATATCGCCCTGGAAGCCATGGGCCACGCCAAGGGCGAGTACAAGCACTTGCACCCGAACAACGACGTGAACATGGCGCAGTCGACCAACGATGCCTATCCGACCGCCATCCGCCTTGGCCTGCTGCTGGGGCATGACACCCTGCTGGCCAGCCTCGACAGCCTGATCCAGTCCTTCGCCGGCAAGGGCGTGGAGTTCGCCCATGTGCTGAAGATGGGCCGCACCCAGTTGCAGGACGCGGTGCCGATGACCCTCGGCCAGGAGTTCCATGCCTTCGCCACCACCCTGGGCGAAGACCTGGCGCGCCTGCGCACGCTGGTGCCGGAACTGCTGACCGAAGTGAACCTGGGTGGCACCGCCATTGGTACCGGGATCAACGCCGATCCCGGCTACCAGCGCTTGGCGGTCGAGCGTCTGGCGGCGATCAGTGGGCAGGCGCTGGTGCCCGCCGCCGACCTGATCGAGGCGACCTCGGACATGGGCGCCTTCGTGCTGTTCTCCGGCATGCTCAAGCGCCTGGCGGTCAAGCTGTCGAAGATCTGCAACGACCTGCGCCTGCTCTCCAGCGGCCCGCGTACCGGTATCAACGAGATCAACCTGCCGGCGCGCCAGCCGGGCAGCTCGATCATGCCGGGCAAGGTCAATCCGGTGATCCCGGAAGCCGTCAACCAGGTGGCCTTCGAGATCATCGGCAACGACCTGTCGCTGACCATCGCCGCCGAGGGCGGGCAGTTGCAGCTCAACGTGATGGAGCCGCTGATCGCCTACAAGGTGCTCGACTCGATCAACCTGCTGCAGCGGGCCATGGACATGCTGCGCGAGCACTGCATCAACGGCATCACCGCCAACGAGGCGCACTGCCGGGCGCTGGTGGAGAACTCCATCGGTCTGATCACCGCGCTCAACCCCTATATCGGCTACGAGAACTCCACCCGTATCGCCAAGGAAGCCCTGGTCAGTGGTCGTGGCGTGCTGGAACTGGTACGTGAGGAAGGGCTGTTGGACGAGGCCTCGCTCGCCGATATCCTGCGCCCGGAGAACATGATCGCGCCGCGGGTGACGCCGCACGAAGCCTAGCGTCGCGACACGAACCCGCTGCTGGTGGGCGTAGGGTGTGCCGTGCGCACCAGGGATGGCCGTGCGGTACGTTCAGGTGCGCGTGGCGCACCCTACAAGAGAGGTTTGGTGTCTTCTGCCGGACGGGCTTCAGTCCGGCACCGGCAGTTCCAGCGACTCCTTGATCTCTTCCATGACGATATAGCTCTTGGATTCGCGCACATGGGGCAGCTTGAGCAGGATGTCGCCGAGCAGCTTGCGGTAGGAGGCCATTTCGGAAATCCGCGCCTTGACCAGGTAGTCGAAGTCGCCTGACACCAGGTGGCATTCCAGTACATGGGGCAGCTTGAGCACGGCGCGGCGGAATTCCTCGAAGATGTCGCCGGACTTATAGGCCAGGTTGATCTCCACGAACACCAGCAGGCCGGCCTTCAAGTGCTGCGGGTTGAGGCGCGCCGAGTAGCCCATGATGATCCCTTCGCGTTCCAGGCGACGTACGCGTTCGGTGCAGGGCGTGGTGGAGAGGCCGACGCGCTCGCCCAGTTCGGTGAACGGCATGCGCCCTTCCACTTGCAACAGCCGCAGGATCTGCCGGTCGATCTTGTCCAGTTCACGCTGGGTCTGGCGGCGGGTTCGCATGGTTATATTTGCTCCTGATAAAACGTTACTGGCGTGAATTAAGCGCAAATATAGCTTTTTAAACAGGTAAATACACTGCTTGATCCTGCCTATACTCATCGCAATCGTGCCGTTAGAGAATGTCCCGACAGGGTGAGGAGTTTGCGATGCGTGTTCTGGTGCTTGGCAGTGGTGTGATCGGAACCACCAGCGCCTATTACCTGGCCCGTGCCGGCTTCGAGGTGGTGGTGGTCGACCGCCAGCCAGCCGTGGCGATGGAGACCAGTTTCGCCAATGCCGGGCAGGTATCGCCGGGTTATGCCTCGCCCTGGGCCGCGCCGGGCGTACCGCTCAAGGCGATCAAGTGGCTGTTGCAGCGCCATGCTCCGCTGGCGATCCGCTTGACCGGCGATGTCCAGCAATACCTGTGGATGGCGCAGATGCTGCGCAACTGCACGGCGGCCCGCTATGCGGTGAACAAGGAGCGCATGGTGCGCTTGTCCGAGTACAGTCGCGACTGCCTGGACGAGCTGCGCAGCGAGACCGGCATCGCCTACGAAGGGCGCCAGTTGGGCACCATGCAGTTGTTCCGCAGCCAGGCGCAACTGGACGGTGCCGCCAAGGATATCGCCGTGCTGGAACGCTCCGGCGTGCCCTACGAGTTGCTCGACCGTGAAGGTATCGCCCGCACCGATCCGGCGCTGGCGCGGGTCGCACACAAGCTCAGTGGCGCCCTGCGCCTGCCCAACGATGAAACCGGCGATTGCCAACTGTTCACCACCCGCCTGGCTGAAATGGCCATCGGGCTGGGCGTGGAGTTCCGTCATGGGCAGCACATCGAGCGGCTGGAGCATGCGGGCGACCGCATCGATGGCGTGTGGATCGATGGCAAGCTGGAGCGTGCCGACCACTACGTGCTGGCGCTGGGCAGCTACAGCCCGCAGATGCTGCGTCCGCTGGGCATTCATGCGCCGATCTACCCGCTCAAGGGCTATTCGTTGACGGTGCCGATCAGCAACCCTGGCATGGCACCGACTTCGACCATCCTCGACGAGACCTACAAGGTCGCCATCACCCGTTTCGACCAGCGCATCCGCGTCGGTGGCATGGCGGAGATCGCCGGCCTCGACCTGAGCCTCGATCCGCGTCGGCGCGCCACCCTGGAAATGGTGGTCGGCGATCTCTATCCTCATGGCGGCGACGCGGCGCAAGGCACCTTCTGGACCGGCCTGCGCCCGGCCACGCCGGATGGCACGCCGATCATCGGCGCCACGCCTTATCGCAATCTGTTCCTCAATACCGGCCACGGCACCCTGGGCTGGACCATGTCCTGCGGCTCCGGGCGCCTGCTGGCCGATCTGCTGGCGCGCAAGAAGCCGCAGATCAGTACCGAGGGGCTCGACATTCAACGCTACGGATCACAACAGGAAGCACGCAAGCATGCCCATACAACGCCTGCACACCAATGAGCGCATGAGCCAGATCGTCATCCACCAGGGTACGGTCTACCTGGCCGGACAGGTCGGTGACGACATGAGTGCCGGTATCGCGCAGCAGACGCGGGAAACCCTGGCGCATATCGAGCGGTTGCTGGGCGAGGCGGGCACCGATGTGCGGCACATCCTGTCGGTGACCATCTACCTCAAGGACATCGAGGCCGACTTCGAGGGTATGAATGCGGTCTGGGACCAGTGGCTGCCCGCAGGCGTGGCGCCGGCACGGGCCACGGTACAGGCCAAGCTGTGCGAGCCGGAAATCCTCGTCGAACTGTCCGTGGTCGCCGCCCTGCCGAGCTGACCCACTATCACTGGAAGCGCTGGTGGCCGAGCCAGCGTCGTTCGCGGCAGGCATTGTCGAAATGCCGGTGGGGCGGTTGTATCGGCGCCGCATCGGCATGCTGCAGCACCTCATAGGTGATCCAGCATTCGCCGCAAGCGTTATCGTCGGGCCATTCGTCCTGCTCGACGGTACGGCGGATCACGGCACCATCGGCGAAGTGGTAGGTGATTGCCGCGCTCAGCGTCAGGC is part of the Pseudomonas sp. ABC1 genome and encodes:
- a CDS encoding LysR substrate-binding domain-containing protein, whose translation is MNLETKWLEDFVALASTRSFSQAAARRFVTQPAFSRRIRSLENTLGLTLVNRSRTPIELTESGQLFLVTARSLVDQLSDVVRHLHNLEGQQGEVLQIAVAHSLAPGFFPQWIAQLRREGLPLNTRLQATNVGDAVHALRDGSCDLIIAYYDPDAALQMDPEIFPSLHLGNTDMLPVCVAGENGQPLFDLESGQVVPLLAYSAGAFLGRSVNLLLRQRSLRASTVYETAMADSLKGMALQGLGVAWVPRLSVQAELQRGELLVCGGERWQIPLEIRLHRCALIRKAAVRLLWRKLEGGVGREAI
- the aspA gene encoding aspartate ammonia-lyase, whose product is MSCAALFRVEKDLLGTLEVPADAYYGIQTLRAVNNFRLSGVPLSHYPKLVVALAMVKQAAADANRELGHLGAAKHAAISEACSRIIRGDFHDQFVVDMIQGGAGTSTNMNANEVIANIALEAMGHAKGEYKHLHPNNDVNMAQSTNDAYPTAIRLGLLLGHDTLLASLDSLIQSFAGKGVEFAHVLKMGRTQLQDAVPMTLGQEFHAFATTLGEDLARLRTLVPELLTEVNLGGTAIGTGINADPGYQRLAVERLAAISGQALVPAADLIEATSDMGAFVLFSGMLKRLAVKLSKICNDLRLLSSGPRTGINEINLPARQPGSSIMPGKVNPVIPEAVNQVAFEIIGNDLSLTIAAEGGQLQLNVMEPLIAYKVLDSINLLQRAMDMLREHCINGITANEAHCRALVENSIGLITALNPYIGYENSTRIAKEALVSGRGVLELVREEGLLDEASLADILRPENMIAPRVTPHEA
- a CDS encoding Lrp/AsnC ligand binding domain-containing protein, translating into MRTRRQTQRELDKIDRQILRLLQVEGRMPFTELGERVGLSTTPCTERVRRLEREGIIMGYSARLNPQHLKAGLLVFVEINLAYKSGDIFEEFRRAVLKLPHVLECHLVSGDFDYLVKARISEMASYRKLLGDILLKLPHVRESKSYIVMEEIKESLELPVPD
- the dadA gene encoding D-amino acid dehydrogenase encodes the protein MRVLVLGSGVIGTTSAYYLARAGFEVVVVDRQPAVAMETSFANAGQVSPGYASPWAAPGVPLKAIKWLLQRHAPLAIRLTGDVQQYLWMAQMLRNCTAARYAVNKERMVRLSEYSRDCLDELRSETGIAYEGRQLGTMQLFRSQAQLDGAAKDIAVLERSGVPYELLDREGIARTDPALARVAHKLSGALRLPNDETGDCQLFTTRLAEMAIGLGVEFRHGQHIERLEHAGDRIDGVWIDGKLERADHYVLALGSYSPQMLRPLGIHAPIYPLKGYSLTVPISNPGMAPTSTILDETYKVAITRFDQRIRVGGMAEIAGLDLSLDPRRRATLEMVVGDLYPHGGDAAQGTFWTGLRPATPDGTPIIGATPYRNLFLNTGHGTLGWTMSCGSGRLLADLLARKKPQISTEGLDIQRYGSQQEARKHAHTTPAHQ
- a CDS encoding RidA family protein, yielding MPIQRLHTNERMSQIVIHQGTVYLAGQVGDDMSAGIAQQTRETLAHIERLLGEAGTDVRHILSVTIYLKDIEADFEGMNAVWDQWLPAGVAPARATVQAKLCEPEILVELSVVAALPS